In Synechococcus sp. A18-25c, a single window of DNA contains:
- a CDS encoding inorganic diphosphatase — protein sequence MANLDQAPSRSMPNLLHVLPAFADESELRLNTIVELNSNTINKYELITETGHLKLDRVGYSSLSYPFAYGCIPRTWDEDGDPLDIEIVNVTEPLIPGSIVEARIIGIMTFDDGGEVDDKVIAVLADDKRMDHIKSFEDLGDHWKKETTYYWEHYKDLKKPGTCSVNGFFGTEKAVEIVKSCEARYVAEIDPKLVD from the coding sequence ATGCCCAATCTGTTGCATGTGCTCCCCGCTTTTGCGGATGAATCCGAGCTGCGTCTGAACACGATCGTCGAGCTCAACTCGAACACGATCAACAAGTACGAGCTGATCACCGAGACCGGTCATCTGAAGCTGGATCGGGTTGGTTATTCATCCCTGTCCTACCCCTTCGCTTACGGCTGTATCCCCCGAACCTGGGATGAGGATGGCGATCCGCTTGACATTGAGATTGTCAATGTCACTGAACCGCTGATTCCTGGCTCAATTGTGGAAGCTCGCATCATCGGCATCATGACTTTCGATGATGGTGGCGAGGTCGACGACAAAGTCATCGCTGTGCTGGCGGATGACAAGCGAATGGATCACATCAAGAGCTTTGAGGATCTTGGCGACCATTGGAAAAAAGAAACCACTTACTACTGGGAGCACTACAAAGATCTGAAGAAGCCTGGAACCTGCAGCGTCAACGGTTTCTTCGGAACCGAGAAGGCTGTCGAGATCGTCAAGAGCTGTGAGGCCCGCTACGTGGCGGAAATCGACCCCAAGCTGGTCGACTGA
- a CDS encoding L,D-transpeptidase, whose protein sequence is MSLESPMLRLDCVGWRHLAGVGVVSAVLAGSAASVASVQGATVPSASVPWQAAAPATRIHLDLRERRISVIRDGQPLGRWPVAIGDPSTPTPTGLFQVESKLENPQYQSTTSGKVHPVTGPSSPLGHRWIGFLQQGPNQFGIHGTPWPHWVKIRAAVSNGCVRMLNADVQKLYELVEVGTPVVITQ, encoded by the coding sequence GTGAGTCTTGAAAGTCCGATGTTGCGTCTCGATTGCGTCGGATGGCGTCATTTGGCTGGCGTTGGTGTTGTCTCGGCGGTGCTGGCAGGTTCGGCTGCTTCGGTTGCTTCCGTGCAGGGGGCAACGGTGCCGAGCGCATCGGTGCCATGGCAGGCCGCAGCCCCCGCGACGCGGATTCATCTCGATCTGCGGGAACGCCGCATCAGCGTGATTCGAGATGGCCAACCATTGGGTCGCTGGCCTGTGGCCATCGGCGACCCCAGCACACCCACGCCGACAGGATTGTTTCAGGTGGAATCGAAGCTGGAGAATCCTCAATATCAGAGCACCACGTCAGGCAAGGTGCATCCAGTCACCGGCCCTTCCAGCCCTCTAGGACATCGATGGATTGGGTTTCTTCAGCAGGGCCCTAATCAGTTCGGCATTCATGGAACACCCTGGCCCCACTGGGTCAAGATTCGTGCTGCTGTCTCCAACGGATGCGTGCGGATGCTCAATGCCGATGTGCAAAAGCTGTATGAGCTCGTTGAAGTGGGTACTCCCGTGGTCATCACCCAATGA
- a CDS encoding MarC family protein has translation MSPSPTGTKKRSRIARSGAFTFLSALLLATWLGNDLLGFFGISRAVFQVAGGLIVVLIGLSMLHSEPSKVHHDPESVDRDQNSAVKGIVPLGIPLLAGPGTLTVVIADPHAASLEGKVSPSLVVVALSAVVYLVNNAGEMLSSKISASALQVLTKIMGLLFTAIAIQMLFTGLNVGFPILKDSGLIG, from the coding sequence ATCTCTCCTTCACCGACGGGAACAAAAAAAAGATCGAGGATTGCCCGCAGCGGCGCTTTTACCTTTCTAAGTGCACTGCTGTTAGCAACCTGGCTTGGGAATGACCTCTTGGGGTTCTTCGGCATTAGCCGTGCTGTCTTTCAGGTCGCAGGAGGGTTGATTGTGGTGTTGATCGGGCTTTCGATGCTGCACTCCGAGCCATCGAAAGTCCACCACGATCCCGAGTCAGTAGACCGAGATCAAAATTCTGCCGTCAAAGGCATCGTGCCTTTGGGCATTCCCCTTCTCGCCGGGCCAGGCACCCTCACGGTGGTGATCGCTGATCCTCACGCCGCAAGCCTTGAAGGCAAAGTCAGCCCCAGTCTGGTGGTGGTCGCTCTCAGCGCCGTCGTTTATCTGGTTAACAATGCTGGCGAAATGCTGTCCTCAAAAATCAGCGCCTCAGCCTTGCAAGTGCTGACCAAAATCATGGGACTGTTGTTCACGGCAATCGCGATTCAGATGCTGTTCACAGGCCTAAACGTCGGCTTTCCCATCCTCAAGGACTCTGGACTCATTGGGTGA
- the hemC gene encoding hydroxymethylbilane synthase encodes MALEQLRIASRRSQLAMVQTNWVKAELEKAHPGLAISVEAMATQGDKILDVALAKIGDKGLFTKELEAQMLVGRAEIAVHSLKDLPTNLPEGLMLGCVTEREDPADALVVNKKNADHTLETLPDGSVVGTSSLRRLAQLRHHYPHLQFKDVRGNVITRLEKLDSGDYDCLILAAAGLSRLGFGDRIHQIIPSNISLHAVGQGALGIECVEGSPEVLELIKVLEHAPTAARCLAERAFLRELEGGCQVPIGVNTVIEDDTLTLTGMVASLDGTRLIRDECSGPVSDPEVLGVKLAGELKSRGAGEILQEIFASVRPEA; translated from the coding sequence ATGGCCCTCGAGCAACTGCGCATCGCCTCCCGCCGAAGCCAGCTGGCCATGGTGCAAACCAATTGGGTCAAAGCTGAACTCGAAAAAGCTCATCCGGGTCTGGCGATCTCCGTGGAAGCCATGGCCACCCAGGGAGACAAAATCCTCGACGTCGCCCTCGCCAAGATCGGCGACAAGGGATTGTTTACCAAGGAGCTCGAGGCCCAGATGCTGGTGGGCCGCGCGGAGATCGCCGTTCACTCCCTGAAGGATTTGCCCACCAACCTTCCAGAGGGGTTGATGTTGGGTTGTGTCACCGAACGGGAGGATCCTGCCGATGCCCTAGTGGTGAACAAAAAAAATGCTGATCACACCCTGGAAACGCTGCCTGATGGATCCGTGGTGGGAACCAGTTCCCTGCGTCGGCTGGCACAACTACGTCATCACTATCCCCACCTCCAGTTCAAGGATGTGCGGGGCAACGTGATCACCCGCCTTGAAAAGCTGGATTCTGGTGACTACGACTGTCTGATCCTGGCGGCCGCAGGACTCTCACGCCTGGGTTTCGGCGACCGCATTCATCAGATCATCCCCAGCAACATCTCTCTTCACGCCGTTGGTCAGGGCGCACTCGGCATCGAATGCGTGGAAGGCAGCCCCGAAGTTCTGGAGTTGATCAAGGTCCTCGAACACGCCCCCACTGCAGCGCGTTGCCTCGCGGAACGAGCGTTTTTAAGGGAACTCGAAGGTGGCTGCCAGGTGCCGATCGGCGTGAACACTGTGATCGAAGACGACACCCTCACCCTCACTGGCATGGTGGCGAGCCTTGATGGCACGCGCTTGATCCGAGATGAGTGCAGCGGACCTGTTTCTGATCCGGAAGTTCTCGGCGTGAAATTGGCCGGCGAGTTGAAATCACGCGGTGCAGGAGAGATCCTTCAGGAGATCTTTGCCTCGGTTCGCCCCGAAGCCTGA
- a CDS encoding DUF6561 domain-containing protein, translating to MPGPVVNGVKAQRATSAVSLGQEGEATPFLPVLSEGSIRLVLLTSGQMLVARLRQTTDSDGDRAYQLIRPLRLVKEAETEPWSLLPYLAGLTPQRNVVMLKPAVAAVLEPEARILQAYTQSTNQECPPSETPVERLKKAFQEFTDSIEAG from the coding sequence ATGCCTGGGCCTGTAGTGAATGGGGTTAAGGCGCAACGGGCAACATCTGCCGTTTCTTTGGGCCAGGAGGGGGAAGCAACTCCTTTCCTACCCGTGTTGAGCGAGGGATCGATTCGACTGGTGTTGCTCACCAGTGGTCAGATGCTGGTGGCACGACTCCGGCAGACCACTGACTCTGATGGAGATCGGGCTTACCAGCTCATTCGTCCCCTTCGTTTGGTGAAAGAAGCAGAAACCGAGCCGTGGTCACTGCTGCCTTATCTGGCCGGTCTCACCCCACAGCGGAATGTGGTGATGTTGAAGCCGGCCGTGGCAGCTGTGCTGGAGCCGGAAGCACGCATCCTTCAGGCCTATACGCAGTCCACGAATCAGGAATGCCCACCCTCGGAGACGCCCGTGGAACGCCTGAAAAAAGCTTTTCAGGAATTCACAGACAGCATCGAGGCCGGTTGA
- the rpoD gene encoding RNA polymerase sigma factor RpoD, producing MSPAASKSAKSQAAPAIVMLADPEGQPKTVAAKAKPAAKAKASATKAKSTTSKAKSTAKSTTSKAKGSTPKAASTKSKAKAGAKPADLNAAADQLLAKAAGKTSIGAAAAGKEEKAKADAKAKVLASIKVGPKGVYTEDSIRVYLQEIGRIRLLRPDEEIELARKIADLLYLEELAAQFESDNGREPDNKEWAALVEMPLIRFRRRLMLGRRAKEKMVQSNLRLVVSIAKKYMNRGLSFQDLIQEGSLGLIRAAEKFDHEKGYKFSTYATWWIRQAITRAIADQSRTIRLPVHLYETISRIKKTTKVLSQEFGRKPTEEEIAESMEMTIEKLRFIAKSAQLPISLETPIGKEEDSRLGDFIEADIENPEQDVAKNLLREDLEGVLATLSPRERDVLRLRYGLDDGRMKTLEEIGQIFDVTRERIRQIEAKALRKLRHPNRNGVLKEYIK from the coding sequence ATGAGTCCTGCTGCGAGCAAGTCAGCTAAGTCCCAGGCTGCTCCCGCCATCGTGATGCTGGCTGATCCCGAAGGTCAGCCCAAGACGGTGGCCGCGAAAGCCAAGCCCGCAGCGAAGGCAAAGGCCAGCGCCACCAAGGCCAAAAGCACGACTAGCAAAGCCAAATCAACAGCCAAAAGCACCACCTCTAAGGCCAAGGGCAGCACCCCCAAGGCAGCCTCGACTAAGAGCAAAGCCAAAGCGGGTGCCAAGCCTGCAGACCTGAATGCTGCGGCAGACCAATTGCTCGCCAAAGCGGCAGGCAAGACCAGCATTGGTGCTGCTGCAGCCGGCAAGGAAGAGAAAGCCAAAGCCGATGCCAAAGCCAAGGTTCTGGCCAGCATCAAGGTGGGCCCGAAGGGTGTTTACACCGAAGACTCGATTCGGGTTTACCTGCAGGAAATCGGCCGCATTCGGCTCCTACGACCGGATGAAGAAATCGAACTGGCGAGAAAGATCGCCGATCTGCTCTATCTCGAAGAACTTGCAGCTCAGTTCGAAAGCGACAACGGCCGCGAACCTGACAACAAGGAATGGGCAGCACTGGTGGAGATGCCCTTGATCCGTTTCCGGCGCAGGCTGATGCTCGGCCGGCGGGCGAAAGAAAAGATGGTGCAGTCCAACCTGCGCCTGGTGGTGTCGATCGCCAAGAAATACATGAATCGGGGCCTGAGTTTCCAGGATTTGATCCAGGAGGGCAGTCTTGGCCTGATCCGCGCGGCTGAGAAGTTTGACCACGAGAAGGGCTACAAGTTCTCGACCTACGCCACCTGGTGGATTCGCCAAGCCATCACCCGTGCCATTGCCGACCAGAGCCGAACGATCCGCCTGCCGGTACACCTCTACGAAACCATCTCCAGAATCAAGAAAACCACCAAAGTGCTGAGCCAGGAGTTCGGCCGAAAGCCAACGGAAGAGGAAATCGCTGAATCGATGGAAATGACCATCGAAAAACTGCGTTTTATCGCCAAAAGTGCTCAGCTTCCGATTTCGCTTGAGACCCCGATCGGCAAAGAAGAGGATTCCCGTCTCGGTGATTTCATCGAGGCTGACATCGAAAATCCCGAGCAGGATGTCGCCAAGAATCTTCTGCGTGAAGATCTTGAAGGCGTGCTAGCCACCCTCAGTCCCAGGGAACGCGACGTACTCAGACTTCGGTACGGCCTTGATGACGGACGCATGAAGACCCTCGAGGAAATCGGCCAGATCTTCGATGTGACCCGCGAGCGCATCCGCCAGATCGAAGCCAAAGCATTGCGCAAGCTGCGGCATCCCAACCGCAACGGTGTACTCAAGGAATACATCAAATAA
- the priA gene encoding primosomal protein N', with translation MLPEQSVSVVDVWLEAGRDGRTFRYCDSLRLGVGLGDLVSVRLRGRRLQGLVTSCRGFDEDSHAEGFSGQPLQPVDALVQSAAVDAGWREWLDAMADRCHTSSFRMLKAALPPGWLGQRPTPSAAGRRMWWVALRDVAPSADLSNASRQQALMDVLAQRGGGAWQRDLLAEGFQSGSVQALESKGLIQREQRCCNDLESSVSPPFHAEPPRALTEEQQAAITRFQRLPDGSEMLLWGITGSGKTEVYLQLAAAELGAGRHVLMLTPEIGLIPQLVDRCRKRFGAQVVEYHSGCTDRERVATWRRCLASDQPLVVVGTRSAVFLPLRPLGLLVLDEEHDNSYKQESPMPCYHARDLASERVRLQGGRLLLGSATPSLETWSRLQPEGPVMLSKLRSRISRQPLPPVRIIDMRHELAEGNKRLISRALMDRLAGLRDKGEQAVVLVPRRGYSTFLSCRSCGEVVMCPHCDVPLTVHGSRSHQQWLRCHWCDHREPIAASCSACGSLAFKPFGAGTQRVMERLAAELSDLRLLRFDRDTTGGRDGHRRLLDRFADGEADVLVGTQMLAKGMDLPHVTLAAVLAADGLLHRPDLRAGEQCLQLLLQLAGRAGRAEKPGEVLVQTYSPDHPVIRHLVDGRYERFLEEETTLRREAGLVPFARACLLRLAGPSANDTATAGTLLAERLREPCAAAGWQLLGPAPAPVARVAGRSRWQLLLHGPKNSPIPLPPGASLWDGLPRDVSLAVDPDPLQL, from the coding sequence GTGCTTCCCGAACAGTCGGTTTCCGTTGTTGACGTCTGGCTGGAGGCCGGTCGAGACGGTCGTACGTTTCGCTACTGCGACAGTCTCCGACTCGGTGTTGGTTTGGGAGATCTGGTGTCCGTCCGCCTGAGAGGCCGACGGTTGCAGGGACTGGTGACCAGCTGCCGCGGCTTCGACGAGGATTCCCACGCTGAGGGTTTCAGCGGGCAGCCTCTCCAGCCTGTGGATGCACTGGTGCAATCCGCTGCGGTTGATGCCGGTTGGAGGGAGTGGCTCGACGCCATGGCAGATCGATGCCATACCAGTTCCTTTCGGATGCTCAAAGCGGCTTTGCCACCCGGATGGCTGGGGCAGCGGCCCACCCCTTCTGCGGCTGGCCGTCGGATGTGGTGGGTTGCCTTGCGAGACGTCGCGCCCTCCGCCGACCTCTCCAACGCGTCACGCCAGCAAGCCTTAATGGATGTGCTTGCGCAACGGGGTGGGGGGGCCTGGCAGCGCGATCTCCTGGCGGAAGGGTTTCAGTCGGGAAGTGTCCAGGCCTTGGAATCCAAAGGGTTGATCCAACGTGAGCAGCGCTGCTGCAACGACCTGGAGTCCTCCGTTTCGCCACCCTTTCATGCGGAGCCTCCGCGAGCGCTGACTGAAGAACAGCAGGCTGCAATTACGCGCTTTCAGAGGCTCCCGGATGGCAGCGAAATGCTGCTTTGGGGAATCACCGGGTCAGGAAAAACTGAGGTGTATCTGCAGCTGGCTGCGGCTGAGCTTGGGGCCGGACGGCACGTTCTGATGCTCACGCCGGAGATCGGATTAATCCCACAACTGGTGGACCGTTGCCGCAAGCGTTTTGGCGCGCAGGTTGTGGAGTACCACAGTGGTTGCACTGATCGGGAGCGCGTCGCTACCTGGCGTCGTTGTCTTGCCTCTGATCAGCCCCTCGTGGTGGTGGGCACGCGTTCGGCTGTGTTTCTGCCGCTGCGCCCGTTGGGATTACTGGTGCTTGATGAAGAGCACGACAACTCCTACAAGCAGGAGTCGCCGATGCCTTGCTACCACGCTCGGGATCTGGCATCCGAGCGGGTGAGGTTGCAGGGTGGCCGTTTGCTGTTGGGAAGTGCCACGCCATCGCTGGAGACCTGGAGCCGTCTTCAACCCGAAGGCCCGGTCATGCTCTCCAAGTTGCGCTCAAGGATCTCCCGTCAGCCGTTGCCTCCCGTGCGCATCATCGACATGCGCCATGAGTTGGCGGAGGGCAATAAACGCTTGATCAGCCGTGCACTCATGGATCGGCTGGCAGGCCTTCGAGATAAGGGCGAGCAGGCGGTGGTGCTCGTTCCGCGCCGCGGGTACAGCACCTTTCTCAGTTGCCGCAGTTGCGGAGAGGTGGTGATGTGTCCCCACTGCGATGTGCCTCTCACCGTTCACGGCAGCCGGTCGCATCAGCAGTGGCTGCGCTGTCATTGGTGCGACCATCGCGAGCCGATCGCCGCGTCCTGTTCCGCTTGCGGATCACTGGCGTTCAAGCCCTTTGGTGCCGGAACGCAGCGGGTGATGGAGCGGTTGGCCGCGGAGCTGAGCGATCTGCGCCTTTTGCGATTTGATCGCGACACCACCGGCGGGCGAGATGGGCACCGACGCCTGCTGGACCGATTTGCCGACGGCGAGGCTGATGTGCTGGTGGGAACGCAGATGCTGGCCAAGGGGATGGATCTTCCCCATGTGACGCTGGCTGCAGTGCTCGCGGCAGATGGCCTTCTCCATCGCCCTGACCTCAGGGCTGGTGAGCAGTGTCTGCAGTTGCTTCTGCAACTCGCTGGTCGTGCCGGCCGTGCGGAGAAGCCTGGCGAAGTGCTGGTGCAGACCTACAGCCCGGACCATCCTGTGATTCGGCATCTGGTGGATGGTCGTTACGAGCGGTTTCTCGAGGAGGAAACCACCTTGCGACGGGAAGCAGGACTCGTGCCGTTCGCTCGGGCTTGTCTGCTGAGGCTCGCAGGTCCATCCGCCAACGACACGGCGACGGCGGGAACGCTCTTGGCTGAACGCCTGCGCGAACCGTGTGCCGCGGCCGGCTGGCAGTTGCTCGGGCCCGCACCGGCTCCTGTGGCCAGAGTGGCGGGACGTAGCCGCTGGCAGTTGCTTCTGCACGGTCCCAAAAACAGTCCCATTCCTCTGCCCCCGGGTGCCAGCCTCTGGGACGGCTTGCCTCGGGATGTGTCGCTGGCTGTGGATCCTGATCCCCTTCAGCTCTGA
- a CDS encoding DUF3153 domain-containing protein — translation MSTGLKAAEDALERGDYGQCLRLLEPLAEAHPITEPKGASVRMVMVTAWMGQGDDQKAIATCRLLTRCKDVELRNRARQLLSVLEAPSLDRPARWSMQLPTLEMAPKLGKRPRSSRRSRKPKPPPPPPTGPTRGPSAGFAALVLAVLLGLTLLLSGCVRVSADIELGGPDRLAMRWQINSLSGRRLPWQENFASALQSEGLSWSVNQQRTGGLTLSSPTLTGQQASTLLSRSVELAGLTAGQSFPPPELSVQERNWLIGVQQDLDLKLNLTGLASFTTGELQITIQPVANLKHVQTSPTEATLNQQVVRWPLQNGAINQLRIRRWQWSRLGLGSVVVGILLLLSLMLQSVRLRLGFGYPELPS, via the coding sequence ATGAGTACGGGGCTGAAGGCAGCGGAGGACGCGCTTGAGCGAGGTGACTATGGCCAGTGTCTGCGCCTACTCGAGCCTCTTGCTGAGGCCCATCCGATCACCGAGCCCAAAGGAGCCTCCGTGCGCATGGTGATGGTGACAGCCTGGATGGGACAGGGTGATGACCAGAAAGCCATTGCCACCTGTCGGCTGCTGACCCGTTGCAAAGACGTCGAGCTGCGCAACCGAGCCCGGCAATTGTTGAGCGTGCTGGAGGCACCGAGCCTTGACCGGCCAGCCCGATGGTCGATGCAGCTGCCGACCCTCGAGATGGCTCCCAAGCTGGGCAAACGGCCCCGCAGCAGCCGACGCAGTCGAAAGCCAAAACCGCCACCGCCTCCGCCGACGGGGCCAACAAGGGGTCCATCGGCAGGCTTCGCAGCGTTGGTGCTGGCTGTGCTGCTGGGGCTGACCCTGTTGCTCAGTGGATGTGTTCGTGTCAGTGCCGATATCGAACTGGGTGGCCCGGATCGACTGGCGATGCGCTGGCAGATCAACAGCCTCAGTGGCCGCCGGCTTCCCTGGCAAGAAAATTTTGCTAGCGCACTGCAATCCGAAGGACTGAGCTGGTCGGTGAATCAGCAACGAACCGGTGGGCTCACCCTCAGCAGCCCTACCCTCACCGGCCAGCAGGCCTCAACGCTGTTAAGCCGCAGCGTCGAACTAGCGGGTCTCACTGCCGGCCAGTCATTTCCGCCTCCTGAGCTTTCGGTGCAGGAACGGAACTGGCTGATCGGTGTCCAGCAAGACCTCGACCTCAAGCTGAATCTCACTGGTTTGGCGTCGTTCACCACCGGTGAGCTGCAGATCACGATTCAACCGGTCGCCAACCTCAAGCATGTGCAGACATCACCGACTGAAGCGACGCTGAACCAGCAGGTGGTGCGCTGGCCGCTGCAGAATGGAGCGATCAATCAACTCCGGATCCGTCGTTGGCAATGGAGCCGCCTTGGACTGGGCAGTGTGGTGGTTGGCATCCTGCTGCTGCTAAGCCTGATGCTCCAATCGGTGCGCTTGCGTCTGGGTTTCGGCTACCCAGAACTCCCGTCTTGA
- the argB gene encoding acetylglutamate kinase, with protein MDDALRVSVLSEALPYIQRFAGRRIVVKYGGAAMAHAELQTAVFRDLALLRSVGVQPVVVHGGGPEINHWLNRLEIAPEFRDGLRVTDANTMDIVEMVLVGRVNKQIVNGLNRLGAKAVGLSGSDGSLVEARTWGDGSHGMVGEVARITPDVLEPLLERGYVPVISSVAANPEGVAHNINADTVAGEVAAALEAEKLILLTDTPGILRDREDPASLYRQLKLSEARQLIQDGVVAGGMTPKTECCIRALAQGVSAAHIVDGRVPHALLLEVFTDAGIGTMVVGRG; from the coding sequence ATGGATGATGCTCTCAGGGTCTCCGTCCTGAGTGAGGCCCTTCCCTACATCCAGCGGTTTGCCGGCCGCAGGATTGTGGTGAAGTACGGCGGAGCGGCCATGGCGCACGCTGAACTGCAGACTGCGGTGTTCCGGGATCTTGCTCTGTTGCGCAGTGTCGGCGTCCAGCCGGTGGTGGTGCATGGCGGAGGGCCCGAGATCAATCACTGGCTCAATCGCTTGGAGATCGCACCAGAGTTCCGCGATGGTCTGCGCGTCACCGATGCCAACACCATGGACATTGTGGAAATGGTTCTGGTTGGGCGCGTCAACAAGCAAATCGTCAATGGTCTCAACCGCTTGGGAGCCAAGGCGGTTGGATTGAGCGGGAGCGATGGAAGTTTGGTGGAAGCTCGCACCTGGGGTGATGGCAGCCACGGCATGGTGGGTGAAGTGGCACGGATCACACCCGACGTGCTGGAGCCCTTGCTGGAGCGTGGCTATGTGCCGGTCATTTCGAGCGTGGCCGCCAACCCCGAAGGTGTGGCCCACAACATCAACGCTGACACCGTGGCCGGCGAAGTGGCTGCAGCATTGGAAGCAGAAAAACTGATTCTGCTGACCGACACACCAGGAATTCTCCGAGATCGGGAGGATCCAGCCTCGTTGTACCGGCAGTTGAAGCTGTCCGAGGCACGACAGCTGATTCAGGATGGGGTCGTGGCCGGCGGCATGACGCCGAAGACCGAATGCTGCATTAGGGCTCTTGCCCAGGGCGTCTCAGCCGCCCACATCGTGGATGGCCGCGTCCCCCATGCCCTACTGCTGGAAGTGTTTACCGATGCAGGCATTGGCACCATGGTGGTGGGACGCGGCTGA
- a CDS encoding DUF2854 domain-containing protein translates to MTDLLSPGSLVTIAGGVLTVVGAVAYGTGNANLSLPTIFYGIPIFLGGLALKSSELPPARRVTPKASLKTQREAATPELGKLLADVTRWRYGQKAHLESSLEALKLWDEDNPPQLEEIEELSLGNSYGLRLRFSCEGVPLERWQERQERLSRFFAKGLDATITPLDGDRLDLTLLPEGVFAKSEHGKTDAQSHG, encoded by the coding sequence ATGACCGATCTGCTCTCGCCGGGAAGCCTGGTCACTATCGCCGGCGGTGTTTTAACCGTGGTCGGAGCTGTGGCCTACGGCACAGGCAACGCCAACCTGAGCCTGCCGACAATTTTTTACGGCATTCCCATTTTTCTGGGTGGGCTCGCCCTGAAATCGTCTGAGCTTCCGCCCGCACGACGGGTCACGCCCAAAGCTTCGCTGAAAACTCAGCGCGAAGCTGCCACTCCCGAACTAGGCAAACTCCTGGCTGATGTGACCCGCTGGCGCTACGGCCAGAAAGCTCACCTGGAGAGTTCCCTGGAAGCCCTTAAGCTCTGGGACGAAGACAATCCGCCACAGCTCGAGGAAATCGAAGAACTCAGCCTGGGCAACAGCTACGGGTTGCGTCTTCGCTTCTCCTGTGAGGGAGTTCCGCTGGAACGCTGGCAGGAACGTCAAGAGCGCTTAAGTCGTTTTTTTGCCAAAGGGCTCGACGCCACCATCACTCCGCTCGACGGTGATCGTCTCGACCTGACGCTGCTTCCGGAAGGGGTTTTCGCGAAGAGCGAGCATGGGAAGACCGACGCACAATCCCATGGATGA
- a CDS encoding single-stranded DNA-binding protein, with amino-acid sequence MNHCVLEVDVLQAPTLRYTQDNQTPIAEMEVGFDALRADDPRGQLKVVGWGNLAQDLQNRVQVGQRLVIEGRLRMNTVPRQDGTKEKRAEFTLARLHAVEGAPTAASAPQPQPQSAPGRQAPPASASASAAAPTAEPAAQWNSAPLVPDTDDIPF; translated from the coding sequence ATGAATCATTGCGTACTTGAGGTGGATGTTCTTCAGGCTCCCACCCTGCGTTACACCCAGGACAATCAGACCCCAATCGCTGAGATGGAGGTTGGGTTCGATGCATTGCGTGCGGATGATCCCCGTGGTCAACTCAAGGTTGTCGGGTGGGGGAACCTCGCCCAGGACCTGCAGAACCGGGTTCAAGTGGGGCAGCGACTGGTGATCGAAGGGCGACTGCGCATGAACACTGTTCCCCGGCAAGACGGCACAAAAGAGAAGCGGGCTGAATTCACCCTCGCCAGGTTGCATGCGGTGGAAGGAGCCCCTACGGCCGCATCAGCACCCCAACCTCAGCCGCAGAGCGCACCCGGCCGACAAGCACCCCCAGCTTCCGCATCTGCATCAGCTGCGGCGCCCACTGCTGAACCCGCCGCCCAGTGGAACAGTGCGCCTCTGGTGCCTGACACCGATGACATTCCCTTTTGA
- a CDS encoding precorrin-6A/cobalt-precorrin-6A reductase: MSAILMHQWRNRHEHVLVFAGTGEGPGIVQSLLDRGFRVSVSVVSQAAARGFAAMSLQGLHVGAFPSQQSLADHLATQAVTCVVDATHPFALRISADLQFTCSTGHPRLIRYERPDHGAVDHGLLATIDDLARCPLSGHRLLLAVGARQLHAAVAAAHLAGAVVHARVLPTPEAIRKAGAAGLSGDQLAVLRPGAGERPGALEAALCHRWKISDVLCRQSGGAADGLWSRLCADGSMRLWKLKRPHARLDVDVVHSVNALCRLLNANTAGPQAGAYNGGQ; this comes from the coding sequence GTGAGCGCCATCCTGATGCACCAATGGCGGAATCGCCATGAGCATGTGCTGGTCTTTGCTGGGACCGGAGAGGGCCCTGGGATTGTGCAGTCGCTGCTGGATAGAGGATTCCGCGTCAGCGTCAGTGTGGTGAGTCAAGCGGCGGCGAGGGGTTTCGCCGCGATGTCATTGCAAGGTCTGCATGTTGGAGCTTTCCCGTCGCAGCAGTCGTTAGCTGATCATTTGGCGACGCAGGCTGTGACCTGTGTGGTGGATGCCACCCATCCCTTCGCCCTGCGCATCAGTGCTGATTTGCAATTCACCTGTTCCACGGGCCATCCACGGCTCATTCGCTATGAGCGCCCTGATCACGGAGCCGTTGACCATGGGCTGCTCGCAACGATCGATGACCTGGCACGTTGTCCGTTATCGGGTCATCGTCTGCTGCTGGCGGTTGGAGCAAGGCAGCTTCATGCTGCAGTGGCAGCGGCGCACCTGGCCGGGGCTGTGGTGCATGCTCGAGTGCTGCCAACGCCCGAGGCCATTCGCAAGGCTGGTGCAGCGGGCTTGTCCGGCGACCAACTGGCCGTGCTCAGGCCCGGTGCCGGTGAACGTCCCGGGGCTCTTGAAGCAGCCTTATGCCATCGCTGGAAGATCAGCGATGTGCTGTGTCGCCAGTCGGGTGGTGCAGCTGATGGGCTTTGGAGTCGTCTTTGTGCGGACGGATCGATGCGTCTATGGAAACTGAAGCGACCGCACGCAAGGCTGGATGTTGACGTGGTCCATAGCGTGAATGCGCTGTGCCGCCTTCTCAATGCCAACACCGCAGGACCTCAAGCTGGTGCTTACAACGGAGGCCAATGA